In the genome of Cryptomeria japonica chromosome 8, Sugi_1.0, whole genome shotgun sequence, one region contains:
- the LOC131030296 gene encoding pathogenesis-related protein PR-4-like, whose product MASNVVRWIALCCFVAFIFPDCVKGDTYTTNNQYNTAAHNYALDGLYCATYDSDQTLQWRSQYLWTAYCDQAGGPMGASLCGKCIHVTNESTGQSVTVRIVDRCQNGGLDLEIAAFNAIDGDGQGQFNGHMITT is encoded by the exons ATGGCTTCAAATGTTGTGAGGTGGATTGCTTTATGCTGCTTTGTGGCATTCATATTCCCTGACTGTGTTAAGGGTGACACATACACCACGAACAATCAGTATAATACTGCTGCTCATAACTACGCCCTGGATGGACTGTACTGTGCTACATATGACTCTGATCAGACCCTGCAGTGGCGCAGTCAATACCTTTGGACTGCATATTGTGACCAAGCTGGAGGTCCAATGGGAGCTTCCCTATGCGGCAAATGCATCCAT GTGACAAATGAATCAACAGGTCAAAGTGTGACGGTACGAATTGTGGACCGGTGCCAAAACGGAGGATTGGATTTGGAAATTGCTGCTTTTAATGCCATTGATGGAGATGGACAAGGGCAGTTTAACGGGCATATGATTACTACTTAG